A region of Chiloscyllium punctatum isolate Juve2018m chromosome 44, sChiPun1.3, whole genome shotgun sequence DNA encodes the following proteins:
- the LOC140466614 gene encoding lectin-like, whose protein sequence is MMLLMGLVLSILMVSDIAAGQQTSTHMDQDLVNCSPLDEQDCSGGFIYFGHCNKFVLEKRSWIDAELHCRTLAPGGHLASIHSEEQNQIIIKNSSPSTNFWIGLNDIYKEGTYLWTDGSSSDFMNWKMNQPDNHNDNEHCVHSVGKSGSSDLESNTGSM, encoded by the exons ATGATGCTGCTGATGGGATTGGTGCTGAGTATATTGATGGTCAGTGACATTGCAG CTGGTCAACAGACTTCAACACACATGGATCAGGACCTTGTGAATTGTAGTCCCCTGGACGAACAGGATTGTTCTGGTGGCTTCATTTACTTTGGTCATTGCAACAAGTTTGTTCTTGAAAAAAGGTCTTGGATTGATGCTGAG TTGCACTGCCGAACACTGGCTCCTGGTGGTCATCTTGCTTCCATACACTCCGAGGAGCAGAATCAAATTATTATAAAGAATTCATCTCCATCTACAAATTTTTGGATTGGCTTGAATGACATCTACAAG GAGGGGACTTACCTCTGGACTGATGGATCTTCATCAGATTTTATGAATTGGAAGATGAACCAACCCGATAACCATAATGATAACGAACACTGTGTGCACTCCGTCGGTAA GTCAGGTTCTTCTGACTTGGAATCCAACACGGGAAGCATGTAA